Proteins from a genomic interval of Haemophilus parainfluenzae T3T1:
- a CDS encoding Na+/H+ antiporter family protein, which yields MLSNPVVISIVVLLALSLLRVNVVIALVISALTAGLCGDLGLGKTIEAFTGGLGGGAEVAMNYAMLGAFAIAISKSGITDLLAYKIITRMNKTPTGKNLAWFKYTLLSILLLFAISSQNLLPVHIAFIPIVVPPLLSIFNRLKIDRRAVACIITFGLTATYMILPVGFGKIFIESVLVKNINLAGAPLGLQTSVGEVSFAMLIPVIGMILGLLTAVFVTYRKPREYVVTTTEPTTTEIEQHIANIKPIQITASAVAIVATFATQLFTSSTIIGGLVGLTIFGVFGIFKLKESNDIFQQGLRLMAMIGFVMIAASGFANVINTTSGVKELVDALSTGAIQSKGVAAFLMLLVGLLITMGIGSSFSTVPIITSIYVPLCLSFGFSPLATVAIVGVAAALGDAGSPASDSTLGPTSGLNIDGKHDHIWDSVVPTFIHYNIPLLAFGWIAAMTL from the coding sequence ATGTTATCGAATCCCGTTGTTATTTCAATTGTCGTGCTACTGGCGTTAAGCTTGCTGCGCGTAAACGTGGTTATCGCACTTGTGATTTCCGCTCTGACTGCAGGCTTATGTGGTGACTTAGGTCTAGGAAAAACCATTGAAGCCTTTACTGGAGGCTTAGGTGGGGGTGCTGAAGTGGCAATGAACTATGCCATGTTAGGTGCGTTTGCCATTGCGATTTCAAAATCTGGCATCACTGATTTGCTTGCTTACAAAATCATTACCCGAATGAATAAAACACCAACCGGCAAAAATTTAGCTTGGTTTAAATATACGCTACTGAGCATTTTACTTTTATTCGCCATTTCATCCCAAAACTTACTCCCAGTGCACATTGCGTTTATCCCGATTGTTGTGCCACCGTTACTTTCTATTTTTAACCGTTTAAAAATCGACCGTCGTGCAGTTGCTTGTATTATTACCTTCGGTTTAACGGCAACCTATATGATCTTACCGGTTGGTTTCGGGAAAATCTTTATTGAAAGCGTTTTAGTTAAAAATATCAATCTTGCTGGTGCACCACTCGGTTTACAAACCAGTGTTGGTGAAGTTTCTTTTGCTATGCTTATCCCTGTTATTGGTATGATTCTTGGTTTACTCACTGCTGTGTTTGTTACCTATCGCAAACCACGCGAGTATGTTGTAACAACGACTGAACCAACTACAACTGAAATTGAACAGCACATTGCGAACATTAAACCTATTCAAATTACTGCAAGTGCGGTCGCCATTGTCGCCACTTTTGCCACACAGCTTTTCACAAGCTCTACGATTATTGGTGGTTTAGTCGGTTTAACAATTTTCGGTGTATTCGGTATCTTCAAACTCAAGGAAAGTAACGATATTTTCCAACAAGGTTTACGCTTAATGGCGATGATCGGCTTTGTTATGATTGCTGCTTCTGGTTTCGCCAATGTGATTAATACCACAAGCGGTGTGAAAGAGTTAGTTGATGCACTTTCAACCGGTGCGATTCAAAGTAAAGGCGTTGCGGCATTCTTAATGTTACTCGTTGGATTATTGATTACCATGGGTATTGGTTCTTCTTTCTCAACTGTACCAATTATCACCTCAATTTATGTACCACTTTGTCTCTCTTTTGGTTTCTCACCACTTGCGACAGTCGCTATCGTAGGTGTAGCAGCAGCATTAGGAGATGCGGGTTCACCGGCTTCTGACTCAACACTTGGCCCAACATCCGGTTTGAATATAGATGGTAAACACGACCACATTTGGGATTCTGTTGTGCCAACCTTTATTCACTACAATATCCCACTATTAGCGTTCGGTTGGATTGCAGCCATGACCCTTTAA
- the hfq gene encoding RNA chaperone Hfq, giving the protein MAKGQSLQDPYLNALRRERIPVSIYLVNGIKLQGQIESFDQFVILLKNTVNQMVYKHAISTVVPARSVSHHNNNGGHHAAQTSDAVAEVETQAE; this is encoded by the coding sequence ATGGCAAAAGGACAATCATTACAAGATCCTTATTTGAATGCGTTACGCCGTGAACGTATTCCTGTTTCGATTTATCTCGTTAATGGGATTAAATTACAGGGTCAAATCGAATCATTCGACCAATTCGTGATTTTATTAAAAAACACTGTTAATCAAATGGTGTACAAACACGCTATTTCAACTGTGGTTCCAGCACGTTCTGTTTCTCACCACAATAATAACGGCGGTCATCATGCAGCACAAACGTCTGACGCTGTAGCGGAAGTAGAAACACAAGCAGAATAA
- the gloA gene encoding lactoylglutathione lyase, with protein sequence MKILHTMLRVGDLDRSIKFYQDVLGMRLLRTSENPEYKYTLAFLGYEDGESAAEIELTYNWGVTEYDLGNAYGHIAIGVDDIYATCEAVRANGGKVTREAGPVKGGTTVIAFVEDPDGYKIEFIENKSAKSALGN encoded by the coding sequence ATGAAAATTTTACACACGATGCTTCGAGTAGGTGATTTAGACCGCTCTATTAAATTTTATCAAGATGTTTTAGGTATGCGTTTATTACGCACAAGTGAAAACCCTGAGTATAAATATACGCTTGCTTTTTTAGGTTACGAAGATGGCGAAAGCGCTGCAGAAATTGAATTAACATACAACTGGGGCGTAACGGAATATGATCTTGGTAATGCTTACGGGCATATTGCTATTGGTGTAGATGATATTTACGCGACTTGTGAAGCAGTACGTGCTAATGGCGGTAAAGTGACTCGCGAAGCCGGCCCTGTTAAAGGTGGCACAACTGTGATTGCATTCGTTGAAGATCCAGATGGTTATAAGATCGAATTTATCGAAAACAAAAGTGCAAAATCAGCTTTAGGGAATTAA
- the rne gene encoding ribonuclease E: MKRMLINATQKEELRVALVDGQRLFDLDIESPGHEQKKANIYKGKITRVEPSLEAAFVDYGAERHGFLPLKEIAREYFPADYVFQGRPNIRDILTEGQEVIVQVNKEERGNKGAALTTFVSLAGSYLVIMPNNPRAGGISRRIEGDERIELKEALSSLDVPEGVGLIVRTAGVGKSPEELQWDLKVLLHHWEAIKQASQSRPAPFLIHQESDVIVRAIRDYLRRDIGEILIDSPKVFEKAKAHIKLVRPDFINRVKLYQGEVPLFSHYQIESQIESAFQREVRLPSGGSIVIDVTEALTAIDINSARSTRGGDIEETALNTNLEAADEIARQLRLRDLGGLVVIDFIDMTPVRHQREVENRIRDAVRQDRARIQISRISRFGLLEMSRQRLSPSLGESSHHVCPRCQGTGKVRDNESLSLSILRLIEEEALKENTKQVHTIVPVQIASYLLNEKRKAVHSIEKRHDVEIIVVPNEAMETPHFSVFRVREGEELNELSYNLAKFHEAQDDAFVPEESLVSRNIETAAVTSEQVMESAAVSLSIPTAAPAPVERKPEGPSLFAKIVAAIKGLFASEPKEEEKNQNNRNNRNGNRNNRRNQDRRNNRRSRNENNDNAKNTDEENARPTRERVNNRRNRRNANEEVTSESAVNFANVSDDNRQEEKAEKPVAERRQRRDLRKRVRVDDSANNANENVIEAVEVPAIENEVVENNIVDNTEDKPRQERQRRTPRHLRASNNQRRRRNEVKSPMPLFAAVASPELASGKVCVDYSAVNAPKENNFLSVDELLEQEKTKKGVITPATGIVVEEKSVEAQPALDFITQPANEAVQQKVQESLERLHHKSEPVAQVATAEVEPQEKAKFVSSYVFTGRAGTISAVPHTKAAMTLAKAPDDESKPFPIVEWMESRYYFNGKGAAGHHSAISHIYSEPTQAKAE; this comes from the coding sequence ATGAAAAGAATGTTAATCAATGCGACTCAAAAAGAAGAGTTACGCGTTGCGTTGGTCGATGGCCAGCGTTTATTCGACTTGGATATTGAAAGTCCGGGTCATGAACAGAAAAAAGCGAATATTTACAAAGGGAAAATCACTCGCGTAGAGCCGAGTTTAGAAGCTGCCTTTGTGGATTATGGTGCAGAGCGCCATGGTTTCCTTCCTTTAAAAGAAATTGCCCGTGAGTATTTCCCTGCTGATTATGTGTTCCAAGGTCGTCCAAATATCCGTGATATTTTGACCGAAGGTCAAGAAGTGATCGTTCAGGTGAACAAGGAAGAACGCGGCAATAAAGGCGCAGCCTTAACCACTTTTGTTTCCCTTGCTGGTAGTTATTTGGTGATTATGCCAAACAATCCGCGTGCAGGTGGTATCTCTCGCCGTATTGAAGGCGATGAACGTATCGAATTAAAAGAAGCATTGAGTTCTTTAGATGTACCAGAAGGCGTTGGCCTTATCGTGCGTACAGCGGGTGTGGGTAAATCACCAGAAGAATTACAATGGGACTTGAAAGTACTTTTACATCATTGGGAAGCGATCAAACAAGCTTCACAAAGTCGTCCGGCGCCATTCTTAATTCACCAAGAAAGTGATGTGATCGTTCGTGCGATCCGTGATTACTTGCGTCGTGATATCGGTGAGATCTTAATTGATAGCCCGAAAGTATTTGAAAAAGCAAAAGCGCACATCAAACTTGTGCGTCCAGATTTCATCAATCGTGTGAAACTGTATCAAGGCGAAGTGCCGTTATTTAGCCACTACCAAATTGAGTCACAAATTGAATCAGCTTTCCAACGTGAAGTGCGTTTACCTTCTGGTGGTTCGATTGTGATCGATGTGACAGAAGCGTTAACGGCAATCGATATCAACTCGGCGCGTTCAACTCGTGGTGGTGATATTGAAGAAACCGCATTAAATACCAACCTTGAAGCGGCGGATGAAATTGCTCGTCAATTACGTTTACGTGACTTAGGTGGTTTAGTGGTTATCGATTTCATCGATATGACACCGGTTCGTCACCAACGTGAAGTAGAAAATCGTATCCGTGATGCCGTGCGTCAAGACCGTGCGCGTATTCAAATTAGCCGTATTTCTCGCTTCGGCTTGTTGGAAATGTCGCGTCAGCGTTTAAGTCCATCATTAGGTGAGTCTTCTCACCATGTTTGCCCACGCTGTCAAGGTACAGGTAAAGTGCGTGATAACGAAAGTTTATCACTTTCTATCTTACGTTTAATCGAAGAAGAAGCGTTAAAAGAAAATACCAAACAAGTGCACACCATCGTGCCTGTACAAATTGCGTCTTACTTACTTAACGAAAAACGTAAAGCTGTTCATAGCATCGAAAAACGCCATGATGTAGAGATTATCGTGGTGCCAAATGAAGCGATGGAAACCCCGCACTTCAGCGTGTTCCGCGTACGTGAAGGTGAAGAGCTGAACGAATTAAGCTACAACTTAGCAAAATTCCATGAAGCACAAGATGATGCATTCGTACCAGAAGAATCCCTTGTTTCACGTAATATTGAAACAGCGGCCGTGACGTCTGAACAAGTGATGGAAAGTGCTGCGGTATCGCTATCGATCCCAACGGCAGCGCCAGCACCAGTTGAGCGCAAACCAGAGGGGCCATCCTTGTTTGCGAAAATTGTTGCTGCAATTAAAGGTTTATTTGCTTCTGAGCCAAAAGAAGAAGAGAAAAACCAAAACAATCGTAATAATCGCAACGGAAATCGTAATAATCGTCGCAATCAAGATCGTCGTAATAATCGTCGTTCTCGCAACGAAAACAACGATAATGCGAAGAATACAGATGAAGAAAATGCACGTCCAACTCGCGAGCGTGTAAATAATCGTCGCAATCGTCGTAACGCGAATGAAGAAGTGACATCTGAAAGTGCGGTTAATTTTGCTAATGTTTCTGATGATAATCGTCAAGAAGAAAAAGCAGAGAAACCGGTAGCAGAGCGTCGTCAACGTCGTGATTTACGTAAACGCGTTCGTGTTGATGACAGTGCAAATAATGCAAATGAGAATGTGATTGAGGCCGTTGAAGTTCCTGCGATTGAAAATGAAGTGGTTGAAAACAACATTGTTGATAATACAGAAGATAAACCACGTCAAGAACGTCAGCGCCGTACACCTCGTCATTTACGTGCATCGAATAATCAACGCCGTCGTCGTAATGAAGTGAAATCCCCAATGCCATTATTTGCTGCGGTGGCTTCACCAGAATTAGCAAGCGGTAAAGTATGCGTCGATTATTCTGCTGTGAATGCACCGAAAGAAAATAATTTCTTATCGGTGGATGAGTTGCTTGAGCAAGAAAAAACGAAAAAAGGTGTGATTACGCCTGCAACAGGTATTGTTGTGGAAGAGAAATCAGTTGAAGCACAACCTGCGTTAGATTTTATTACTCAACCGGCAAATGAAGCGGTTCAACAGAAAGTGCAAGAATCATTAGAACGTTTGCATCATAAATCAGAACCTGTTGCTCAAGTCGCAACTGCGGAAGTTGAACCACAAGAAAAAGCAAAATTTGTAAGTTCTTATGTGTTCACTGGTCGTGCAGGTACTATTTCAGCCGTACCACATACAAAAGCAGCCATGACATTAGCGAAAGCACCTGATGATGAGTCTAAACCATTTCCAATTGTAGAATGGATGGAGTCTCGTTATTACTTTAATGGTAAAGGCGCGGCAGGCCATCATAGTGCAATTAGCCATATTTATTCTGAACCGACACAAGCGAAAGCAGAGTAA
- the priC gene encoding primosomal replication protein PriC, with the protein MSIQSLLNTLEQKVQQLTHAYQADSDKKINAKFNRTLFTEDFETVGFYLKEIQQSLTKLCSLPHQNEEQIVFMVEHLLGQCTALAEAMNRKHKKHIQPKTTEAQVASNKSQHSIHRLPPRERLEKYYEALQQLTEKYEEAKAQANTAQTDIQRDVHKQTAAIYLTRRQKCLEAIETLEEYLAFKEAQESAVKK; encoded by the coding sequence ATGTCTATTCAATCATTACTCAATACGCTCGAACAAAAAGTACAGCAACTGACTCACGCCTATCAAGCTGACTCTGATAAAAAAATCAACGCTAAATTTAACCGCACTTTATTTACTGAAGATTTTGAAACTGTCGGTTTTTATCTCAAAGAAATCCAGCAAAGCTTAACGAAGCTATGCAGCCTTCCCCATCAAAATGAAGAACAAATTGTATTTATGGTTGAACACCTTTTAGGGCAATGTACCGCCTTGGCTGAAGCCATGAATCGCAAACATAAAAAGCACATTCAGCCGAAAACAACGGAAGCTCAAGTGGCAAGTAACAAATCACAACATAGCATTCATCGTCTTCCGCCAAGAGAGCGTTTAGAGAAGTATTATGAAGCCTTACAGCAACTCACGGAAAAATACGAAGAAGCTAAAGCACAAGCGAATACGGCTCAAACAGATATTCAACGAGATGTACATAAGCAAACAGCCGCAATTTATTTAACGCGTCGTCAAAAATGTTTAGAAGCCATTGAGACCTTAGAAGAATACCTTGCCTTCAAAGAAGCACAAGAAAGTGCGGTCAAGAAATAA
- the rluC gene encoding 23S rRNA pseudouridine(955/2504/2580) synthase RluC, with amino-acid sequence MTEKQEKIINQSVKMLTISEDEAGQRIDNYLLAKLKGVPKSLIYRILRKGEVRVNKGRIKPEYKLQNGDVVRVPPVRVSEKNTAPISKNLNKVASLESHILFEDDCLLVLNKPSGIAVHGGSGLNFGVIEALRALRPEARFLELVHRLDRDTSGILLVAKKRSALRNLHEQLRVKTVQKDYLALVRGQWQSHVKVVQAPLLKNELASGERIVKVSEQGKPSETRFSIEERYQNATLVKASPVTGRTHQIRVHTQYAGHPIALDDKYGDKEFDKYMQDLGLNRLFLHAFSIRFEHPKTGETLRLNAQLDEKMKAILKKLRESKEINP; translated from the coding sequence ATGACTGAAAAACAAGAAAAAATCATCAATCAATCCGTCAAAATGCTCACCATTTCTGAGGATGAGGCAGGACAACGCATTGATAATTATTTATTGGCAAAATTAAAAGGTGTGCCAAAAAGTTTGATTTATCGCATTCTGCGTAAAGGCGAAGTGCGTGTGAACAAAGGGCGAATCAAACCTGAATATAAATTGCAAAATGGTGATGTGGTGCGTGTGCCACCTGTTCGTGTTTCTGAAAAAAATACTGCCCCAATTTCTAAAAACTTGAATAAAGTCGCTTCCCTTGAAAGCCATATTCTTTTTGAAGATGACTGTTTATTAGTATTGAACAAACCTTCCGGCATTGCGGTTCATGGTGGGAGTGGCTTGAATTTTGGTGTGATTGAAGCCTTACGTGCATTACGTCCTGAAGCCCGTTTTTTAGAATTGGTTCACCGTTTAGACAGAGATACATCGGGTATTTTATTAGTCGCCAAAAAACGTTCTGCCTTACGCAACTTACACGAACAACTTCGTGTTAAAACGGTACAAAAAGATTATCTCGCGCTCGTGCGCGGCCAATGGCAATCTCATGTAAAAGTCGTGCAAGCCCCTTTATTAAAAAATGAACTGGCCAGTGGCGAACGCATCGTTAAAGTCAGTGAACAAGGTAAACCTTCGGAAACTAGATTTAGCATTGAAGAACGCTATCAAAATGCGACCTTAGTAAAAGCTTCACCCGTAACAGGTCGAACCCATCAGATCCGAGTTCATACTCAATATGCAGGCCACCCGATTGCGCTAGATGATAAATACGGTGATAAAGAATTTGATAAATACATGCAAGATCTCGGGCTTAATCGCTTGTTTTTACATGCGTTTTCTATTCGCTTTGAGCATCCTAAAACGGGTGAAACATTGCGCCTCAATGCTCAACTAGACGAAAAAATGAAAGCAATTCTGAAAAAACTGCGTGAAAGCAAAGAGATAAACCCATAG
- the hflX gene encoding ribosome rescue GTPase HflX, producing the protein MNDFINLSAVENSPEISTALSSSKTGDNSQSAKDKAVVVHVFFSQNKNIEDLQEFQLLAESANVEILQIITTSRATPQAKYFIGEGKAQEIADAVKTLDADVVLANHQLTPAQTRNLESICQCRVVDRTGVILDIFAQRARSHEGKLQVELAQLKHLSTRLVRRKTGLDQQKGAVGLRGPGETQLETDRRLIKVRIAQLQNRLAKVEKQRNQNRQTRQKADIPTISLVGYTNAGKSTLFNFITQANVYAADQLFATLDPTLRRLQIQDIGTAILADTVGFVRQLPHDLVSAFKSTLQETVEASLLLHVIDAADARKIENIEAVNLVLEEIKADKVPALLVYNKIDLLENVTPHIEYDDENKPVAVYLSAHSGEGLDLLLEAIKVRLKNEILSFTLTLLPQESKIRHALYQLDSIRHEQISDEGEFILNVQIDKVEWLKLCKQFPKLSEIIY; encoded by the coding sequence ATGAACGATTTCATCAATTTAAGTGCGGTTGAAAATTCACCTGAAATTTCAACCGCACTTTCGTCATCTAAAACAGGCGACAATAGCCAATCGGCAAAAGATAAAGCTGTCGTCGTGCATGTTTTCTTTTCTCAAAATAAAAACATTGAAGATCTACAAGAATTCCAACTTTTAGCGGAATCTGCCAATGTTGAGATTTTACAAATCATCACCACAAGCCGAGCAACACCACAAGCAAAATATTTTATCGGTGAGGGGAAAGCACAAGAAATTGCAGATGCAGTGAAAACTTTAGATGCCGATGTGGTTTTGGCGAATCATCAATTAACCCCTGCTCAAACCCGTAATTTGGAAAGCATCTGCCAATGCCGCGTAGTGGATCGCACTGGGGTCATTTTAGATATCTTTGCCCAACGAGCCCGCTCGCACGAGGGGAAATTGCAAGTTGAATTAGCTCAGCTTAAGCATTTATCCACTCGATTAGTTCGTCGAAAAACAGGCTTAGATCAGCAAAAAGGTGCAGTTGGATTACGTGGTCCAGGCGAAACGCAATTAGAAACGGATCGCCGTTTAATCAAGGTTCGTATTGCACAGTTGCAAAATCGTTTGGCCAAAGTCGAAAAACAACGCAATCAAAATCGCCAAACCCGACAAAAAGCGGATATTCCGACCATTTCTTTAGTGGGTTATACCAATGCGGGGAAATCAACACTATTCAATTTCATCACGCAAGCCAATGTCTATGCGGCGGATCAGCTTTTTGCTACCCTCGATCCCACATTAAGACGTTTACAAATTCAAGATATTGGTACGGCAATTCTCGCCGATACCGTGGGTTTCGTTCGCCAACTTCCCCATGATTTAGTTTCCGCTTTTAAATCTACGTTGCAAGAAACGGTAGAAGCCAGTTTGTTATTGCACGTCATTGATGCGGCAGACGCTCGAAAGATCGAAAATATCGAAGCCGTGAATTTAGTGTTGGAAGAAATTAAAGCAGACAAAGTGCCTGCATTGCTGGTGTATAACAAAATTGATTTATTGGAAAATGTGACGCCTCATATTGAATATGATGACGAGAATAAGCCCGTTGCCGTTTACCTTTCAGCACATTCAGGTGAAGGATTAGATCTACTGCTTGAAGCCATTAAAGTGCGGTTGAAAAATGAGATACTTTCTTTCACCCTCACGCTGCTCCCACAAGAGAGCAAAATCCGCCACGCGCTCTATCAATTAGATAGCATTCGTCACGAACAAATTTCAGATGAGGGTGAATTTATCCTCAATGTACAAATTGATAAAGTCGAATGGCTTAAACTTTGTAAACAATTCCCTAAACTGTCAGAAATTATTTACTAA
- the rnt gene encoding ribonuclease T, with the protein MSDTPEIPYHHQLKNRFRGYFPVIIDVETAGFDAKKDALLELAAITLKMDENGNLQPDQKCHFHIEPFEGANINPESLKFNGIDIHNPLRGAVSELDAITGLFQMVRRGQKDAECQRSIIVAHNAAFDQSFVMAAAERTGVKRNPFHPFGMFDTATLAGFMFGQTVLVKACQAAKIPFDGKQAHSALYDTERTAELFCYMVNHLKDLGGFPHIARTDEAEKTAENQTAL; encoded by the coding sequence GTGTCAGATACACCTGAAATTCCTTATCATCACCAATTAAAAAATCGCTTCCGTGGCTACTTTCCTGTCATTATTGATGTGGAAACGGCTGGGTTTGATGCAAAAAAAGATGCACTTTTAGAGCTTGCAGCTATCACCTTAAAAATGGATGAGAATGGCAATTTGCAACCTGATCAAAAATGCCATTTTCATATTGAACCATTTGAGGGGGCGAATATTAATCCCGAATCTCTCAAATTCAATGGGATTGATATTCACAATCCATTGCGTGGTGCCGTATCTGAATTAGATGCGATCACGGGATTGTTCCAAATGGTACGTCGTGGACAAAAGGATGCGGAATGTCAGCGTTCTATCATCGTGGCTCATAACGCGGCTTTTGACCAAAGTTTCGTGATGGCGGCGGCTGAACGCACAGGTGTAAAACGCAATCCATTCCACCCTTTTGGGATGTTTGATACAGCAACGCTTGCCGGTTTTATGTTTGGGCAAACGGTGCTCGTCAAAGCATGCCAAGCGGCAAAAATTCCTTTTGACGGCAAACAAGCACACTCTGCGCTATATGATACTGAACGTACGGCGGAATTATTTTGCTATATGGTCAATCACTTAAAAGATCTAGGTGGATTTCCCCATATTGCTCGAACAGATGAAGCGGAAAAAACAGCTGAAAATCAGACCGCACTTTAA